The Paenibacillus sp. G2S3 region GAGTCAATGGTTCAACTTTACGAATACCACAGCATTGATTTGGGTCAACCGCCCATAGCGCATCACCGTATTGAAGTGCTTGCTCCTGCGTGGTGAGTTGCGGAGACACTCGTACAAACTCTAATCCGTATTTGTCTGCCATCAAATCTCTGGTTTCGTAGGTTTCCTTAAAATGATAATCTGTATCGAGATAAAAGACATCAGTAGATGGACTAACTTTGTGAAGCATATCAACAAGCACTACATCTTCGGCACCAAAGCTGCAGGCAAAAGTAATGTTAGGAAATGTCTCTACTGCCCAGCGGATAATATCCTCGGGTGAAGCACTCTCTAATTCTTCGGCCTTTATTCTGATCAAATCTTCT contains the following coding sequences:
- a CDS encoding phosphoadenylyl-sulfate reductase — its product is MNLLEKEDLIRIKAEELESASPEDIIRWAVETFPNITFACSFGAEDVVLVDMLHKVSPSTDVFYLDTDYHFKETYETRDLMADKYGLEFVRVSPQLTTQEQALQYGDALWAVDPNQCCGIRKVEPLTRILSQYEAWITGIRRDQAPTRANSKKVEYDYKFGLVKFNPIADWTSEDVWNYIRENDVIYNPLHDRNYPSIGCEQCTRQVMPGEDPRAGRWSGSEKTECGLHK